One segment of Erigeron canadensis isolate Cc75 chromosome 2, C_canadensis_v1, whole genome shotgun sequence DNA contains the following:
- the LOC122588058 gene encoding uncharacterized protein LOC122588058: MIIKKVWGVIFCDAIVQTYETEFLRRPTTHDILRLYEAHEARHHIPGMTSSLDCTHLAWKMCPNEFRGQYKRGDHEHPTIMMEATTSQDMWIWHTFFGPLGSLNDINVLQQSPLFLPERMGTALNCPFTVNGYRYKRGYYLVDVIYLVWSTFVKGYKYPTDPKEKMFKKAQSRLARMLNGLSVF, translated from the coding sequence atgatcaTTAAAAAAGTTTGGGGCGTTATATTTTGTGACGCTATTGTTCAGACATATGAAACAGAGTTTCTGCGAAGACCTACAACCCATGATATACTACGGTTGTATGAAGCGCACGAAGCGAGACATCACATCCCCGGGATGACCAGCAGTCTAGATTGTACACATTTGGCTTGGAAAATGTGTCCAAACGAGTTCAGGGGTCAATATAAGCGGGGTGATCATGAACACCCCACTATTATGATGGAGGCGACGACGTCTCAAGATATGTGGATATGGCACACATTCTTTGGCCCTCTCGGTTCGCTAAACGACATCAATGTTCTGCAACAATCTCCCTTGTTCCTCCCTGAGCGTATGGGCACTGCGCTTAACTGCCCATTCACTGTGAATGGGTATAGGTACAAACGTGGCTACTATCTAGTCGATGTCATATATCTTGTGTGGTCTACGTTTGTTAAGGGGTACAAATATCCTACCGATCCGaaagaaaaaatgttcaaaaaagCACAGAGTCGGCTCGCAAGGATGTTGAACGGGCTTTCGGTGTTCTGA
- the LOC122588597 gene encoding RNA-binding KH domain-containing protein RCF3: MMDRSRSKRYYYDHQDYNNDHHMETLNPRQTKQRYNNYNGGGHYGGPNNHHHQRRSMAGAGAGGGGGRKPQEGSSLMVTTSYRILCHDTKAGSVIGKSGSIIKAIRQHTGAWINVHELLPGDEERIIEISDTRRRDPDGRMPNFSPAQEALLLINERILESDGGGGGYGGYGYGVEEEDVGMYGGRGGGGMNKLVARLVVSRMHVGSLLGKGGKIIEQMRMETKTHIRVLPRDNSIPRCVTMAEEVVQVVGDLISVKNAIEIISSRLRESQHRDRSHFHGRLQSPDRFFPEEDFMHHPNNMNRRPSMDGPNYGSRFPGGLNNSRSFNQGSRPSGYANDTGASPMSDNAQSVYPEDIVFRILCPKDKVDSVIGQSDGFMELLQNEIGVEVKVTDLVAGSDEQIITISSDEGPDDELFPAQEALLHIQTRILDLVPDKENVITTRLLLSAGETGCLDGRDGFISEMKKLTGADIQIIPRENIPQFVSANDELVQIVGEIKGAREALVEVTLRLRSYLFGGLFQKDNQPIPFHAPSPGGSATNVEAASSNNTTPRESYTANDTTVASNQNMQTTPPPVPAKNTGVSNSEAVNQTESGSREDAPSAPSAVNRKPVQLITRSILEIVIPEYAVPKLITKSRNKLAQISELSGANVKLLDTSAEATEHIIQISGNREQAERAQSLLQGFILSTQEE, from the exons ATGATGGATCGATCAAGATCTAAGCGATACTATTACGATCACCAAGACTATAACAATGACCATCATATggaaaccctaaaccctaggcAAACTAAACAACGTTATAACAACTACAACGGCGGCGGTCATTACGGTGGTCcaaacaaccaccaccaccagcgcCGGTCAATGGCCGGTGCTGGAGCTGGCGGAGGTGGTGGCCGGAAGCCGCAAGAAGGATCGTCTTTAATGGTGACAACTAGTTATAGGATATTATGCCATGATACAAAAGCAGGAAGTGTGATAGGGAAATCAGGAAGTATAATAAAAGCAATTAGGCAACATACAGGTGCTTGGATTAATGTACATGAGTTATTACCTGGTGATGAGGAAAGGATTATCGAGATTTCGGATACGAGAAGGCGTGACCCCGATGGACGGATGCCGAATTTTAGCCCTGCACAGGAGGCATTGTTGTTGATTAATGAGAGGATATTGGAGAGTGATGGTGGTGGGGGCGGCTACGGTGGGTATGGATATGGGGTTGAAGAAGAGGATGTTGGAATGTATGGTGGAAGAGGAGGAGGTGGCATGAATAAGTTGGTTGCCAGATTAGTTGTTTCGAGAATGCACGTTGGGAGTTTGCTTGGGAAAGGTGGGAAGATTATTGAGCAAATGAGGATGGAAACCAAGACGCATATTCGGGTTTTGCCTAGAGATAATAGTATTCCTAGATGTGTTACTATGGCTGAGGAAGTTGTGCAG GTTGTTGGTGATCTGATCTCGGTAAAAAATGCGATAGAAATTATTTCCTCACGATTGAGGGAGAGTCAGCACCGGGATCGTAGTCATTTTCATGGACGGCTACAGTCACCTGATCGGTTCTTTCCTGAAGAGGATTTTATGCATCACCCAAATAACATGAACCGCCGACCATCAATGGATGGGCCTAACTATGGGTCACGGTTTCCTGGTGGTTTAAACAATTCTAGAAGCTTTAATCAGGGGTCGCGTCCATCTGGTTATGCTAATGATACCGGAGCTAGTCCCATGTCTGACAATGCTCAGTCCGTCTATCCAGAAGATATTGTATTTCGAATTCTTTGCCCTAAAGATAAGGTTGATAGTGTTATTGGGCAATCAGACGGGTTTATGGAGTTGCTCCAGAATGAAATTGGTGTAGAAGTTAAGGTTACCGATCTTGTGGCTGGATCAGATGAACAAATAATTACTATCTCTTCGGACGAG GGCCCTGATGATGAGCTATTTCCTGCTCAAGAAGCTcttttgcatattcagactcgAATTTTGGATCTTGTTCCTGACAAAGAAAATGTTATTACAACTCGTCTTCTACTCTCTGCTGGTGAAACTGGATGTTTAGATGGAAGAGACGGATTCATATCTGAGATGAAGAAATTGACAGGTGCAGACATTCAGATTATTCCCAGGGAAAATATTCCACAATTTGTGTCTGCCAATGATGAACTTGTACAG ATTGTTGGAGAGATCAAGGGTGCTAGAGAAGCTCTTGTGGAAGTGACATTGAGACTACGTAGTTATTTATTTGGAGGGCTTTTTCAAAAGGATAATCAACCCATCCCCTTTCATGCGCCGAGCCCTGGGGGGAGTGCTACAAACGTGGAAGCAGCTTCCAGCAATAATACAACTCCACGGGAATCTTATACGGCAAATGATACTACTGTTGCATCCAACCAGAATATGCAGACTACACCACCACCAGTTCCAGCAAAG AATACTGGGGTATCTAACAGCGAAGCTGTGAATCAAACTGAAAGTGGGAGTCGTGAAGATGCACCAAGTGCACCAAGTGCTGTAAACAG GAAACCTGTGCAACTAATTACGAGGAGTATATTGGAAATTGTCATACCAGAATATGCGGTCCCTAAGCTCATAACTAAGTCGAGGAATAAACTTGCTCAGATTAGTGAA CTTTCGGGAGCCAATGTCAAATTGCTGGATACAAGCGCAGAAGCGACTGAGCACATCATCCAGATATCTGGTAACAGAGAGCAAGCTGAAAGAGCCCAGAGCTTGCTTCAAGGATTTATATTGAGCA CTCAAGAAGAGTAG
- the LOC122588420 gene encoding nephrocystin-3 has protein sequence MSRLCPSIHPPEDYLLPKDITGFSGPHPKLKSNSRLLYVYVSIRCCLACRCYNTATTTTKSLHVAQVSSAVGGSDNSESQRKPLGDDFIMNLEELFSEIKSMISTGNRDDAVDLLEANFEVVREQMVVGSKTIKEAAVLDVIALGYMALGDLKMVKSILNMLNEIVRDLRDDESLLDSILTHMGSLNSALGRFEDSTLLYKRVFEMLETNHGSNSTSLVMPLLGMGKALGSAGRATKAIDVYHRTISILESNLGAESKELVVPLNALGNLLIEEGKAEDAESAFMRIVGIYTKLYGKDDERVGMAMCALANAKCAKGDAEAAINLYRSAIQNLEHSENTNLDDSILEKTRIDLAELLHAVGREKEGRQLLEECLSITKKFKGENDPSFITHLINLATSYSRSKNYVEAERLLRSSLQIMNKSVGPDDPSITFAMLQLAVTLYNLKKDEEAEQLALEVLRVREKAFGTASVPVGEALDCLICIQKRLGRDDGEILELLKRNLSIQEKAFGDESEQVIGTLKKIVFYMDKLGIKDQKFPFQRRLSFLRNKFKEQVQY, from the exons ATGAGTAGATTGTGTCCAAGCATTCACCCACCAGAGGACTACTTGTTACCGAAAGACATCACCGGTTTTTCTGGGCCTCACCCAAAACTAAAATCTAACTCAAGGTTgctgtatgtatatgtatctatTCGCTGCTGCTTGGCCTGTAGATGCTATAATActgctactactactactaaatCATTGCACGTTGCCCAAGTTTCTTCTGCTGTTGGTGGTTCAGATAACTCTGAGTCTCAAAG GAAACCCCTGGGGGATGATTTCATAATGAATTTAGAAGAATTGTTTTCTGAAATCAAAAGCATGATAAGCACCGGTAATAGAGATGATGCTGTTGATCTTCTTGAGGCAAATTTTGAAGTCGTGAGAGAACAAATGGTTGTGGGAAGTAAAACTATAAAAGAAGCTGCTGTTTTGGATGTCATAGCCTTGGGGTACATGGCTCTTGGAGATCTCAAGATGGTCAAATCTATTTTGAATATG TTGAATGAAATTGTACGTGATTTGAGGGACGACGAGTCTCTTCTTGATTCAATACTTACACACATGGGGAGTCTGAACTCAGCTTTAGGAAGGTTTGAGGATTCTACGCTTCTGTACAAGAGAGTCTTTGAAATGTTGGAAACAAATCACG GGAGTAATAGTACATCTCTTGTGATGCCATTATTGGGAATGGGCAAGGCTCTTGGTTCTGCTGGCAGAGCGACAAAGGCAATTGACGTCTATCATCGCACTATTTCAATATTGGAATCTAACCTTGGAGCAGAAAGCAAGGAACTGGTGGTACCTTTAAATGCTCTTGGCAATCTTTTAATTGAAGAAGGAAAGGCTGAAGATGCTGAAAGTGCTTTTATGAG AATTGTAGGCATATATACCAAGTTATATGGAAAAGATGATGAAAGAGTTGGAATGGCCATGTGTGCTCTAGCTAATGCAAAGTGTGCAAAAG GAGACGCAGAAGCGGCCATCAACTTGTACAGGAGTGCTATTCAAAATCTGGAGCATTCAGAAAATACGAATTTAGATGACAGCATATTGGAGAAGACAAGGATAGACTTGGCAGAGTTGCTTCATGCTGTAGGAAG AGAAAAGGAAGGACGGCAGCTGCTGGAAGAATGTTTGTCCATCACCAAAAAATTCAAAGGAGAAAACGATCCGAGTTTTATCACCCACCTTATAAATCTGGCAACTTCATATTCACGTTCCAAAAACTATGTAGAAGCTGAGCGCCTCTTAAGATCAAGTTTACAAATCATGAATAAATCCGTTGGCCCTGATGATCCTTCAATCACATTTGCAATGCTTCAGCTCGCTGTGACTCTCTACAACCTGAAGAAGGATGAAGAAGCTGAGCAACTGGCACTTGAGGTCTTGCGGGTTCGTGAGAAAGCCTTTGGAACTGCCTCTGTCCCAGTTG GGGAAGCCTTGGATTGTTTAATATGCATTCAGAAGAGACTGGGTAGAGATGACGGTGAGATATTGGAGTTGCTTAAGAGGAATCTGAGCATACAAGAGAAAGCATTTGGGGATGAAAGTGAACAAGTCATTGGAACTCTCAAGAAGATTGTATTTTACATGGACAAACTTGGAATTAAGGATCAAAAGTTCCCTTTTCAAAGGAGATTGTCTTTTCTTAGAAATAAATTCAAGGAACAAGTCCAGTATTGA
- the LOC122588057 gene encoding uncharacterized protein LOC122588057, which translates to MDPKTTKFKRYQEAARKDVERAFRVLQGRWAILKQDVRPHSVNKIKRMMYACVILHNMIVQDNGNAISDLEEDYLSDPTNMPRRTWDERIATQMRVVGEIHDRRTHHRLRNALVDHVWHLPENYRQR; encoded by the coding sequence ATGGACCCAAAGACTACAAAGTTCAAGCGCTACCAAGAagctgcaagaaaggatgtcgAACGAGCTTTCAGGGTGCTTCAAGGTCGTTGGGCAATCCTTAAACAAGATGTCCGCCCGCATTCGGTGAACAAGATAAAACGTATGATGTATGCTTGTGTCATTCTACACAACATGATTGTTCAAGACAACGGTAATGCAATTTCCGACCTTGAGGAGGATTATTTGTCTGATCCAACTAATATGCCAAGACGTACGTGGGATGAAAGGATTGCGACGCAAATGCGAGTCGTCGGAGAGATACATGATAGAAGGACGCACCATCGACTTCGCAATGCTCTAGTGGATCATGTTTGGCACCTTCCGGAAAATTACCGACAacgttga